The proteins below are encoded in one region of Paracoccus sp. N5:
- a CDS encoding FGGY-family carbohydrate kinase, translating into MLIAAVDVGSARARAGLFSAEGRLLARASRGFAAIAGPDRQAGHDFAEIWRAVAEALAEARRQAGASPGQIRALAFDATCSLVVEAPGFAPDVIAWHDHRAIAEARALDATGHEIVRRAGGAVSPEMQTPKLMWLARHRPEAWARLTGIRDLCDQLAFRATGIEARSHCAAVAKWPWLPDRGGWQTDLMARAGIAGFPRPGAVLPAGTPIGPLSAAGAAELGLDRDTMVAAGLIDAFAGALGAAPDMPALIAGTSNCVMATGLGPAPALWGPYPGAILPDETVSEGGQSATGAALEQIRRLYPQPQSHDEILARIARAPDEPGQGVHVLPDFKGSRTPFADPLMRGTIHGLALDGSIAALDGLYWRAAVGIALGTRQVIAHMGLAPQRLAMAGGQARASAMRQLYADATGAEIHWQPEDAVLRGTAIAAAAPLAGGLRAARARFARPVEVTRPDPAARARREADWRIFQRLQEQRAEIAALLPAQS; encoded by the coding sequence TTGCTGATCGCGGCGGTGGATGTGGGCTCGGCCCGCGCGCGGGCGGGGCTGTTCTCGGCCGAGGGGCGGCTTCTGGCCCGCGCCAGCCGGGGCTTCGCCGCCATCGCCGGCCCGGACCGGCAGGCCGGCCACGATTTCGCCGAGATCTGGCGCGCCGTGGCCGAAGCCCTGGCCGAGGCGCGCCGCCAGGCCGGCGCCAGCCCGGGCCAGATCCGCGCGCTGGCCTTCGACGCCACCTGCTCGCTGGTGGTCGAGGCGCCGGGTTTCGCCCCCGATGTCATCGCCTGGCACGACCACCGCGCCATTGCCGAGGCGCGCGCGCTGGACGCGACGGGCCATGAGATCGTGCGCCGCGCCGGCGGCGCCGTCTCGCCCGAGATGCAGACGCCGAAGCTGATGTGGCTTGCCCGGCACCGGCCCGAGGCCTGGGCCCGGCTGACCGGCATCCGCGACCTGTGCGACCAGTTGGCCTTTCGCGCCACCGGCATCGAGGCGCGCTCGCATTGCGCGGCGGTGGCGAAATGGCCCTGGCTGCCCGACCGGGGCGGCTGGCAGACCGACCTGATGGCCCGCGCCGGCATCGCGGGCTTTCCGCGCCCCGGCGCGGTGCTGCCGGCCGGCACGCCGATCGGGCCCCTGTCGGCGGCGGGCGCGGCGGAACTGGGGCTCGACCGCGACACCATGGTCGCGGCCGGGCTGATCGACGCCTTTGCCGGTGCGCTCGGCGCGGCGCCCGACATGCCGGCGCTGATCGCCGGCACCTCGAATTGCGTGATGGCGACCGGGCTCGGGCCGGCGCCCGCGCTCTGGGGGCCCTATCCCGGCGCCATCCTGCCCGACGAGACGGTCAGCGAGGGCGGCCAGTCCGCGACCGGCGCGGCGCTGGAGCAGATCCGCCGGCTTTACCCGCAGCCGCAGAGCCATGACGAGATTCTGGCCCGTATCGCGCGGGCGCCGGACGAGCCGGGGCAGGGGGTGCATGTGCTGCCGGACTTCAAGGGCAGCCGCACGCCCTTTGCCGATCCGCTGATGCGCGGCACCATCCACGGGCTTGCGCTCGACGGCAGCATCGCGGCGCTGGACGGGCTCTATTGGCGCGCGGCGGTGGGGATCGCGCTGGGAACGCGGCAGGTCATCGCCCATATGGGCCTTGCGCCGCAGCGGCTGGCCATGGCCGGTGGCCAGGCGCGGGCGTCCGCCATGCGCCAGCTCTATGCCGATGCCACCGGGGCCGAGATCCACTGGCAGCCCGAGGACGCCGTGCTGCGCGGCACCGCCATCGCCGCCGCGGCGCCGCTGGCCGGGGGCCTGCGCGCCGCCCGCGCCCGCTTTGCCCGCCCGGTCGAGGTCACCCGCCCCGACCCTGCCGCCCGGGCTCGGCGCGAGGCCGACTGGCGCATCTTCCAGCGCCTGCAAGAACAGCGCGCCGAGATCGCGGCGCTGCTGCCGGCTCAGTCCTGA
- the trpS gene encoding tryptophan--tRNA ligase yields MTTSFTKRIFSGIQPSGGLTLGNYLGALKRFAEYQGKGAETIYCVVDLHAITVWQDPEKLKHNTREVAAAFLASGVDPEVSILFNQSQVPQHAELAWLFNTVARVGWMYRMTQFKDKAGKNSENSSLGLLAYPSLMAADILAYHATAVPVGEDQKQHLELTRDIAAKFNHDYGQEFFPITEPLIEGTATRVMSLRDGSKKMSKSDPSDATRINLTDDADAIAQKIRKARTDADPLPGTMEGLKDRPEAKNLVNIYAALSGETGDQVLSRFEGQGFGVFKPALAEVAVEALAPITRRMTDFMADPAEIDRILGRGAGQAQAIAEPIVERTKEIMGMIRSR; encoded by the coding sequence ATGACCACGAGCTTCACCAAGCGCATCTTCTCCGGCATCCAGCCCTCGGGCGGGCTGACGCTGGGGAACTATCTCGGCGCGCTGAAACGCTTTGCGGAGTATCAGGGCAAGGGGGCCGAGACGATCTATTGCGTCGTGGACCTGCACGCGATCACCGTCTGGCAAGACCCCGAGAAGCTCAAGCACAACACCCGCGAGGTCGCGGCGGCCTTCCTGGCCTCGGGCGTGGATCCCGAGGTGTCCATCCTGTTCAACCAGAGCCAGGTGCCGCAGCATGCCGAATTGGCCTGGCTTTTCAATACCGTGGCGCGCGTGGGCTGGATGTATCGCATGACCCAGTTCAAGGACAAGGCCGGCAAGAACAGCGAGAATTCGTCGCTGGGCCTGCTGGCCTATCCCTCGCTGATGGCGGCCGACATCCTGGCCTATCACGCCACCGCCGTGCCGGTGGGCGAGGACCAGAAGCAGCACCTGGAGCTGACCCGCGACATCGCGGCGAAGTTCAACCACGACTACGGCCAGGAGTTCTTCCCGATCACCGAGCCGCTGATCGAGGGCACGGCGACCCGGGTCATGTCCCTGCGCGACGGATCGAAGAAAATGTCCAAATCCGACCCCTCGGACGCGACGCGCATCAACCTGACCGACGATGCCGACGCCATCGCGCAGAAGATCCGCAAGGCCCGCACCGACGCCGACCCGCTGCCCGGCACGATGGAGGGCCTGAAGGACCGGCCCGAGGCGAAGAACCTCGTCAATATCTATGCCGCGCTTTCCGGCGAGACCGGCGACCAGGTGCTGTCCCGATTCGAGGGCCAGGGCTTCGGCGTCTTCAAGCCGGCGCTGGCCGAGGTGGCGGTCGAGGCCTTGGCGCCGATCACCCGGCGCATGACCGATTTCATGGCCGACCCGGCCGAGATCGACCGCATCCTGGGCCGCGGCGCCGGCCAGGCGCAGGCCATCGCCGAGCCCATCGTCGAGCGCACCAAGGAGATCATGGGCATGATCCGCTCGCGCTGA
- a CDS encoding sugar-binding transcriptional regulator, which translates to MSNQGRKLEQAAKAAWLSHVAGKTQDEIAAVMGVSRQTAQRLVAQAMAEGIVKIRIDHPFAHCMDLAEALRRRWRLAFCEVAPADAPEAGVALMLADTIEQWLRRPEPMTMAIGTGRTLRAAIAQLPHIDCPQHRIVSLTGNIAPDGSTAYYNVLFTLSDLVTARSFPMPLPVIAPTVHERQAVNGQPSIQRLIRMSSDAAVAFLGIGTVGAAAPLMLDGFLSQPDLDALVAAGAVGEITGWAYDAQGRLIEGLSNDRVASAPIPPRDNTLVIGAAHGLDKLPAIRGALQGGLISGLITDAATAAGLLQD; encoded by the coding sequence ATGTCGAACCAGGGCCGGAAACTGGAGCAGGCCGCCAAGGCGGCGTGGCTTTCCCATGTCGCCGGCAAGACCCAGGACGAGATCGCCGCCGTCATGGGCGTGTCGCGCCAGACCGCGCAGCGGCTGGTGGCGCAGGCCATGGCCGAAGGCATCGTCAAGATCCGCATCGACCACCCCTTTGCCCATTGCATGGACCTGGCCGAGGCGCTGCGCCGGCGCTGGCGACTGGCCTTTTGCGAGGTGGCGCCCGCGGACGCGCCCGAGGCCGGGGTGGCGCTGATGCTGGCCGACACCATCGAGCAATGGCTGCGCCGGCCCGAGCCGATGACCATGGCGATCGGCACCGGCCGCACCCTGCGGGCCGCTATCGCGCAGCTGCCGCATATCGACTGCCCGCAGCACCGCATCGTGTCGCTGACCGGCAATATCGCCCCGGACGGCTCGACCGCCTATTACAACGTGCTGTTCACCCTGTCGGACCTGGTGACGGCGCGCAGCTTCCCGATGCCGCTGCCGGTGATCGCGCCCACCGTGCACGAGCGGCAGGCGGTGAACGGCCAGCCCAGCATCCAGCGGCTGATCCGCATGTCCTCGGATGCCGCCGTGGCTTTCCTGGGCATCGGCACCGTGGGGGCGGCCGCGCCCCTGATGCTGGACGGGTTCCTGTCGCAACCGGACCTCGACGCCCTGGTCGCGGCCGGCGCGGTGGGCGAGATCACCGGCTGGGCCTATGACGCCCAGGGCCGGCTGATCGAGGGGCTCAGCAACGACCGCGTCGCCTCGGCCCCGATCCCGCCCCGGGACAATACGCTGGTCATCGGCGCGGCGCATGGGCTCGACAAGCTGCCGGCGATCCGGGGCGCCTTGCAGGGCGGGCTGATCAGCGGGCTGATCACCGATGCCGCGACCGCGGCCGGGCTGCTTCAGGACTGA
- the acs gene encoding acetate--CoA ligase codes for MSVENVAKHPIPAGFEDAHLLPDGYARLYAESISDPDGFWRREGQRLDWIQPYTKVKNTDFTMGNVSIKWFEDGVLNASVNCIDRHLPTRANQTAIIFEPDDPGAPARHITYAELSEKVNRFANVLLSQGVMRGDRVVIYLPMIPEAAYAMLACARIGAIHSIVFAGFSPDALANRINDSGAKLVITADTAPRGGRRTALKSNTDAALLHCSDRVRCLVVKHTGDQTTWIDGRDVDVLRLMQEVSPDCPPRPMNAEDPLFILYTSGSTGKPKGVVHTTGGYLVFAAMTHQYVFDYKDGDVFWCTADVGWVTGHSYIVYGPLANGATTVMFEGVPNYPDAGRFWAVCEKHKVNQFYTAPTAIRSLMGQGPEWVEKYDLSSLRVLGSVGEPINPEAWNWYDKHVGKGRCPIVDTWWQTETGGHMITSIPGAIETKAGAATLPFFGVKPEVLDAATGAVQEGDPAEGVLCIADSWPGQMRTLWGDHQRFEEAYFQQYPGYYFTGDGCRRDEDGYYWITGRVDDVINVSGHRMGTAEVESALVAHAKVAEAAVVGYPHSLKGQGIYAYVTLMNGIEPSDELRKELETWVRTEIGPIAKPDLIQWAPGLPKTRSGKIMRRILRKIAEDDFGALGDISTLADPGVVDELIENRMNRS; via the coding sequence ATGTCTGTTGAAAATGTTGCGAAACACCCCATCCCCGCCGGTTTCGAGGATGCCCATCTTCTGCCCGACGGCTACGCGCGGCTGTATGCCGAATCGATTTCCGACCCGGATGGGTTCTGGCGCCGTGAGGGCCAGCGGCTGGACTGGATCCAGCCCTATACCAAGGTGAAGAACACCGATTTCACCATGGGCAACGTCTCGATCAAGTGGTTCGAGGACGGGGTGCTGAACGCCTCGGTCAACTGCATCGACCGCCACCTGCCGACCCGCGCCAACCAGACCGCGATCATCTTCGAGCCCGACGATCCGGGCGCGCCGGCGCGCCACATCACCTATGCCGAACTGTCGGAAAAGGTGAACCGCTTCGCCAATGTGCTGCTGAGCCAGGGCGTGATGCGCGGCGACCGGGTGGTGATCTATCTGCCGATGATCCCCGAGGCCGCCTATGCCATGCTGGCCTGCGCCCGCATCGGCGCCATCCATTCCATCGTCTTCGCCGGCTTCTCGCCCGACGCGCTGGCCAACCGCATCAACGATTCGGGCGCCAAGCTGGTCATCACCGCCGACACCGCGCCGCGCGGCGGCCGGCGCACGGCGCTGAAGTCGAACACCGACGCGGCGCTTCTGCATTGCTCGGACCGGGTGCGCTGCCTGGTCGTCAAGCATACCGGCGACCAGACCACCTGGATCGACGGCCGCGACGTGGACGTGCTGCGCCTGATGCAGGAGGTCAGCCCCGACTGCCCGCCGCGCCCGATGAATGCCGAGGATCCGCTGTTCATCCTTTACACCTCGGGCTCGACCGGCAAGCCCAAGGGCGTGGTGCATACCACCGGCGGCTACCTGGTCTTTGCCGCGATGACGCATCAATATGTCTTCGACTACAAGGACGGCGACGTGTTCTGGTGCACGGCGGACGTGGGCTGGGTCACCGGCCACAGCTATATCGTCTATGGCCCGCTGGCGAACGGCGCCACCACCGTCATGTTCGAGGGCGTGCCGAACTATCCCGACGCCGGCCGCTTCTGGGCGGTCTGCGAAAAGCACAAGGTGAATCAGTTCTACACCGCGCCGACCGCCATCCGCTCGCTAATGGGCCAGGGCCCGGAATGGGTCGAGAAATACGACCTGTCCAGCCTGCGCGTCCTGGGCTCGGTCGGCGAGCCGATCAACCCCGAGGCCTGGAACTGGTATGACAAGCATGTCGGCAAGGGCCGCTGCCCGATCGTCGACACCTGGTGGCAGACCGAGACCGGCGGCCACATGATCACCTCGATCCCCGGCGCCATCGAGACCAAGGCCGGCGCGGCGACGCTGCCCTTCTTCGGCGTCAAGCCCGAGGTGCTGGACGCCGCGACCGGCGCGGTGCAGGAGGGCGACCCGGCCGAGGGCGTGCTTTGCATCGCCGACAGCTGGCCCGGGCAGATGCGCACGCTGTGGGGCGACCACCAGCGCTTCGAGGAGGCCTATTTCCAGCAATATCCGGGCTATTACTTCACCGGCGACGGCTGCCGGCGCGATGAGGACGGCTATTACTGGATCACCGGCCGCGTCGATGACGTCATCAACGTCTCGGGGCACCGCATGGGCACGGCCGAGGTGGAATCGGCGCTGGTCGCCCATGCCAAGGTCGCCGAGGCCGCGGTGGTCGGCTATCCGCACAGCCTGAAGGGGCAGGGCATCTATGCCTATGTCACGCTGATGAACGGCATCGAGCCCAGCGACGAGCTGCGCAAGGAGCTGGAGACCTGGGTCCGCACCGAGATCGGCCCCATCGCCAAGCCCGACCTGATCCAATGGGCGCCGGGCCTGCCCAAGACCCGCTCGGGCAAGATCATGCGCCGCATCCTGCGCAAGATCGCCGAGGACGATTTCGGCGCCTTGGGCGACATCTCGACGCTGGCCGATCCGGGCGTGGTGGACGAGCTGATCGAGAACCGGATGAACCGCAGCTGA
- the bmt gene encoding betaine--homocysteine S-methyltransferase — translation MPDQLSRALGERPWLLADGATGTNLYNMGLAPGLAPDLWCESQPDKVRELHRRMIASGADIILTNSFGANASRLRLAGAADRVATLNRAAARLAREAAAEARRAVVVAGSMGPIGEIMAPMGRLTEAEATAMFTDQAQGLKDGGADVLWIETISAAEEMRAAARAAQAVGMPWCGMMSFEPGGRSIMGVSPPQLAALIERLPHPPLAFGANCGTGPAELLHAIAGFAASGNERPLIAKPNAGVPRYQDGGLVYDATPEVMAEFAVLARDLGIRIIGGCCGTTPAHLAAMRDALVGAPRGPRPTPDAISARIAQVMGPGE, via the coding sequence ATGCCTGACCAGCTTTCGCGCGCGCTTGGCGAACGCCCCTGGCTTCTGGCCGACGGCGCCACCGGGACCAATCTCTACAACATGGGGCTGGCGCCGGGACTGGCGCCGGACCTGTGGTGCGAGAGCCAGCCCGACAAGGTGCGCGAGCTGCACCGCCGGATGATCGCCTCGGGCGCCGACATCATCCTGACCAACAGCTTCGGCGCCAATGCCAGCCGGTTGCGGCTGGCCGGCGCCGCCGACCGCGTCGCGACCCTGAACCGCGCCGCCGCGCGGCTGGCGCGCGAGGCCGCGGCCGAGGCGCGCCGCGCCGTGGTCGTCGCCGGCTCGATGGGTCCGATCGGCGAGATCATGGCGCCGATGGGCCGGCTGACCGAGGCCGAGGCCACCGCCATGTTCACCGACCAGGCCCAGGGGCTGAAGGACGGCGGCGCCGACGTGCTGTGGATCGAGACCATCAGCGCCGCCGAGGAGATGCGCGCCGCCGCCCGCGCCGCCCAGGCCGTGGGCATGCCCTGGTGCGGCATGATGAGCTTCGAGCCGGGCGGGCGCAGCATCATGGGCGTCAGCCCGCCGCAGCTTGCCGCGCTGATCGAGCGATTGCCGCATCCGCCGCTGGCCTTCGGCGCCAATTGCGGCACCGGCCCGGCCGAGCTGCTGCACGCCATCGCCGGCTTCGCGGCCTCGGGGAACGAACGACCGCTGATCGCCAAGCCGAATGCCGGCGTGCCGCGCTATCAGGACGGCGGGCTGGTCTATGACGCCACGCCCGAGGTGATGGCGGAATTCGCCGTGCTGGCCCGCGATCTCGGCATCCGCATCATCGGCGGCTGCTGCGGCACCACGCCGGCGCATCTGGCGGCGATGCGCGATGCGCTGGTCGGCGCGCCGCGCGGGCCGCGACCGACGCCGGACGCGATCTCGGCCCGGATCGCGCAGGTCATGGGGCCGGGAGAGTAG
- a CDS encoding HAD-IA family hydrolase — protein MARGLIFDCDGVLVDSEPLAVAELETLLHGLGVPIDSARIYDEFLGRSILTIVEAARDHGVDMAPALPGFSQALFRRFRRDLRPVEGMPQVLAGIAGPRAVASSSAPDRLALSLALTGLAPAFGPHVYSSTMVARGKPAPDLFLLAAERLGLAPGDCVVIEDSPAGLRAARAAGMRAIGFLGGSHAGAARLRDKLAAEAPDALIDHARDLPNTLAELR, from the coding sequence GTGGCGCGGGGGCTGATCTTCGACTGCGACGGCGTGCTCGTGGACAGCGAGCCGCTGGCCGTGGCCGAGCTCGAGACCCTGCTGCACGGCCTGGGCGTGCCGATCGACAGCGCGCGGATCTATGACGAATTCCTCGGCCGCTCGATCCTGACCATCGTCGAGGCGGCCCGGGATCACGGCGTCGACATGGCGCCGGCGCTGCCGGGCTTTTCGCAGGCGCTGTTTCGCCGCTTTCGCCGCGACCTGCGCCCGGTCGAGGGGATGCCTCAGGTGCTGGCCGGGATCGCCGGGCCGCGTGCCGTGGCCTCGTCCAGCGCACCCGACCGGCTGGCGCTGTCGCTGGCGCTGACTGGGCTCGCGCCGGCCTTCGGCCCGCATGTCTATTCCTCGACCATGGTCGCGCGGGGCAAGCCGGCGCCCGACCTGTTCCTGCTGGCTGCCGAGCGGCTGGGCCTGGCGCCCGGCGATTGCGTGGTGATCGAGGACAGCCCGGCCGGGCTGCGGGCCGCCCGCGCCGCCGGCATGCGCGCCATCGGCTTTCTGGGCGGCAGCCATGCCGGCGCCGCGCGTCTGCGCGACAAGCTGGCGGCCGAGGCGCCAGATGCGCTGATTGACCATGCCCGCGATTTGCCCAACACTCTGGCCGAACTGCGCTAG
- a CDS encoding DUF485 domain-containing protein, which translates to MEQNLADRIAADPNYQQLKSSRSRFGWILTLAMLVVYYGYITLIAFDKEALAARIGDGVMTWGIPIGFGVIIFTIVVTGIYVRRANSEFDDLNEKIKREALK; encoded by the coding sequence ATGGAACAGAACCTCGCAGACCGGATCGCCGCCGATCCGAACTATCAGCAGCTGAAATCAAGCAGATCCCGCTTCGGCTGGATCCTGACCCTGGCCATGCTGGTGGTCTATTACGGCTACATCACGCTGATCGCCTTCGACAAGGAGGCGCTGGCCGCGCGCATCGGCGACGGCGTGATGACCTGGGGCATCCCCATCGGCTTCGGCGTCATCATCTTCACCATCGTCGTGACCGGCATCTATGTGCGCCGCGCCAACAGCGAATTCGACGACCTCAACGAAAAGATCAAGCGGGAGGCGCTGAAATGA
- a CDS encoding response regulator, with amino-acid sequence MTADPHRPSVLIVEDEDSIALAIEFVLARQGYAHRRVARGRDALASIREARPDLVLLDIMLPDISGYEIIETLRADPALRGMRVLMMTARGSVVERRKGLELGADGFIAKPFELNELRAEIARLLDAG; translated from the coding sequence ATGACGGCTGACCCGCACAGGCCTTCGGTTCTGATCGTCGAGGACGAGGACAGCATCGCGCTGGCCATCGAATTCGTGCTGGCCCGCCAGGGCTATGCCCATCGCCGGGTCGCCCGGGGCCGCGATGCCCTGGCCAGCATCCGCGAGGCCCGTCCCGACCTGGTGCTGCTGGACATCATGCTGCCCGACATCTCGGGCTACGAAATCATCGAGACCCTGCGCGCCGATCCCGCCCTGCGCGGCATGCGCGTGCTGATGATGACCGCGCGCGGTTCGGTGGTCGAACGCCGCAAGGGCCTGGAACTGGGCGCCGACGGCTTCATCGCCAAACCCTTCGAGCTGAACGAATTGCGCGCCGAGATCGCGCGGCTGCTGGACGCGGGCTAA
- a CDS encoding cation acetate symporter, giving the protein MSRITQGFAAAAALALTPGLALADAIQGGGEKQATNWTAIIMFAGFVVLTLFITKWAAAKTKSAADFYTAGGGISGFQNGLAIAGDYMSAASFLGISAAVMTSGYDGLIYSIGFLVGWPILTFLMAERLRNLGKFTFADVAAFRFAQTPVRIFAASGTLVVVAFYLIAQMVGAGSLIELLFGLDYWIAVVIVGALMMIYVLFGGMTATTWVQIIKACLLLGGASFMAFMVMWKYGFSPEAMFADAVRVKADLATAAGKTPEEAATAGQSIMGPGTFIKDPISAISFGMALMFGTAGLPHILMRFFTVPSAKEARKSVMWATGWIGYFYLLTFIIGFGAITFVLTNPGFLGADGKLLGGNNMAAVHLAHAVGGNVFLGFISAVAFATILAVVAGLTLSGASAVSHDLYATVIKKGNPEPGSELRVSRMTTIALGIVAVVLGIAFKNQNIAFMVSLAFAVAASANFPVLFMSVLWKDCTTRGAVIGGFLGLVSSVVLTVLSPSVWEATLGNPEGSAPFPYTSPALFSMTLAFVGIWLFSKLDNSRRAQIDRAGFLAQQVRSETGIGASEASSH; this is encoded by the coding sequence ATGAGCCGCATCACCCAAGGCTTCGCGGCCGCGGCCGCGCTGGCGCTGACCCCGGGCCTTGCGCTGGCCGACGCCATCCAGGGCGGCGGCGAGAAGCAGGCGACCAACTGGACCGCGATCATCATGTTCGCGGGCTTCGTGGTGCTGACGCTGTTCATCACCAAATGGGCCGCGGCGAAAACCAAGTCGGCGGCGGATTTCTATACCGCCGGCGGCGGCATCTCGGGCTTCCAGAACGGGCTCGCCATCGCGGGCGACTATATGTCCGCCGCCTCGTTCCTGGGGATTTCGGCCGCGGTGATGACCTCGGGCTATGACGGGCTGATCTATTCCATCGGCTTCCTGGTCGGCTGGCCGATCCTGACCTTCCTGATGGCGGAACGCCTGCGCAACCTCGGCAAGTTCACATTCGCCGACGTGGCGGCCTTCCGCTTCGCCCAGACGCCGGTGCGGATCTTTGCCGCCTCGGGTACGCTGGTCGTGGTCGCCTTCTACCTGATCGCGCAGATGGTCGGCGCCGGCTCGCTGATCGAGCTGCTCTTCGGTCTGGACTACTGGATCGCGGTGGTGATCGTCGGCGCGCTGATGATGATCTATGTGCTGTTCGGCGGCATGACCGCGACGACCTGGGTGCAGATCATCAAGGCCTGCCTGCTCTTGGGCGGCGCGTCCTTCATGGCCTTCATGGTGATGTGGAAATACGGCTTCTCGCCCGAGGCCATGTTCGCCGATGCCGTGCGCGTCAAAGCCGATCTCGCCACCGCCGCCGGCAAGACCCCCGAGGAAGCCGCCACCGCCGGCCAGTCGATCATGGGTCCGGGCACCTTCATCAAGGACCCGATCTCGGCCATCAGCTTCGGCATGGCGCTGATGTTCGGCACCGCCGGCCTGCCGCATATCCTGATGCGCTTCTTCACCGTTCCCAGCGCCAAGGAAGCGCGCAAGTCGGTGATGTGGGCGACCGGCTGGATCGGCTACTTCTATCTGCTGACCTTCATCATCGGCTTCGGCGCCATCACCTTCGTGCTGACCAACCCGGGCTTCCTGGGCGCGGACGGCAAGCTGCTGGGTGGCAACAACATGGCGGCCGTGCATCTGGCCCATGCGGTCGGCGGCAACGTCTTCCTGGGCTTCATCTCGGCCGTGGCCTTTGCCACCATCCTGGCGGTGGTCGCCGGCCTGACGCTCTCGGGCGCCTCGGCGGTCAGCCATGACCTCTATGCGACCGTGATCAAGAAGGGCAACCCCGAGCCGGGCAGCGAGCTGCGCGTGTCGCGCATGACCACCATCGCGCTTGGCATCGTCGCGGTGGTGCTGGGCATCGCCTTCAAGAACCAGAACATCGCCTTCATGGTGTCGCTGGCCTTCGCCGTCGCCGCCTCGGCCAACTTCCCGGTGCTGTTCATGTCAGTGCTGTGGAAGGATTGCACCACGCGCGGCGCGGTGATCGGCGGCTTCCTGGGGCTGGTGTCCTCGGTGGTGCTGACGGTGCTGTCGCCCTCGGTCTGGGAAGCGACGCTGGGCAATCCCGAAGGCTCGGCGCCCTTCCCCTATACCTCGCCGGCGCTGTTCTCGATGACGCTGGCCTTCGTGGGGATCTGGCTGTTCTCGAAGCTGGACAACAGCCGTCGGGCGCAGATCGACCGCGCGGGCTTCCTGGCCCAGCAGGTGCGCTCGGAAACCGGGATCGGCGCGTCCGAAGCCTCGTCGCACTAA
- a CDS encoding PA0069 family radical SAM protein, translating to MTLPPRNPDEILRARGADSRPAGRFEPYQSEREHDGWDIPEDQDLLRTEIAMERARSVITRNVSPDVSFDRSVNPYRGCEHGCIYCFARPSHAYLGLSPGLDFETRITAKPNAAEVLAAQIAKPGYRVAPLAFGTNTDPYQPAEAGLGIMRACLQVLHDWNHPLSLVTRGATVMRDVDLLGAMAARGQATAGVSITTLDAALARQMEPRAPAPATRLRMIRVLADAGVPVRVMVAPMIPVLTAHELESIMQAARDAGATAASMIPVRLPLEVAPLFRDWLERHHPGKAAHVMARIQAMRGGRDNDPRFGSRMRGEGVEAELLHQRFRLARKRLGLTREAEALDCSRFGPPPRAGDQLSLF from the coding sequence ATGACCCTGCCGCCCCGCAACCCCGACGAGATCCTGCGCGCCCGCGGTGCCGACTCGCGCCCCGCCGGCCGGTTCGAGCCCTATCAGTCCGAGCGCGAGCATGACGGCTGGGACATCCCCGAGGACCAGGACCTGCTGCGGACCGAGATCGCGATGGAGCGGGCGCGCTCGGTCATCACCCGCAATGTCTCGCCCGACGTGTCCTTCGACCGCTCGGTCAATCCCTATCGCGGCTGCGAGCATGGCTGCATCTATTGCTTCGCCCGGCCTAGCCACGCCTATCTGGGCCTGTCGCCGGGCCTGGATTTCGAAACCCGCATCACCGCCAAGCCCAATGCCGCCGAGGTGCTGGCGGCGCAGATCGCGAAGCCCGGCTACCGGGTGGCGCCGCTGGCTTTCGGCACCAACACCGATCCCTATCAGCCGGCCGAGGCGGGCCTTGGCATCATGCGTGCCTGCCTGCAGGTGCTGCATGACTGGAACCACCCGCTGAGCCTGGTCACGCGCGGCGCCACGGTGATGCGCGACGTGGACCTGCTGGGGGCGATGGCCGCCCGGGGGCAGGCGACGGCCGGGGTCTCGATCACCACGCTCGATGCCGCGTTGGCGCGGCAGATGGAGCCGCGCGCGCCGGCGCCGGCGACCCGGCTGCGCATGATCCGGGTGCTGGCCGATGCTGGCGTGCCGGTGCGGGTGATGGTGGCGCCGATGATCCCGGTGCTGACCGCGCATGAGCTGGAATCGATCATGCAGGCGGCGCGGGATGCCGGCGCGACGGCCGCCAGCATGATCCCGGTGCGCCTGCCGCTGGAGGTGGCGCCGCTGTTCCGCGACTGGCTGGAACGCCACCACCCGGGCAAGGCGGCGCATGTCATGGCCCGCATCCAGGCCATGCGCGGCGGGCGCGACAACGATCCGCGCTTCGGCTCGCGCATGCGCGGCGAGGGGGTCGAGGCGGAACTCCTGCACCAGCGCTTCCGCCTGGCCCGCAAGCGGCTGGGCCTGACGCGCGAAGCCGAGGCGCTGGATTGCAGCCGCTTCGGCCCGCCGCCGCGGGCGGGCGACCAGCTGTCGCTGTTCTGA